Sequence from the Lysobacter solisilvae genome:
CTGATCACCTACGACAGCTGCTGGCTCAAATGCCACGAACCGGCGGCCTTCGCCGCGGCGCTGATCAATTCCCAGCCGATGGGCTTCTACGCGCCCAGCCAGATCCTGCAGGACGTACGCCGCCATGGCGTGCAGGTGCGGCCGGTGGACGTGCGTTACAGCCAGTGGGACTGCACGCTCGAACCGCTGCCCGATGCGCGCGCGCAGCCGGCCATCCGCCTGGGCCTGCGGATGGTCAACGGTTTCCGCCAGGACGTGGCCGAAGCCATCGCCCGGGCGCGCGCGGCACGCGTTTTCCTGGACGTGACCGACCTGTGCGATCGCGCCGGCCTGGATGCGCGTGCACGCGACCTGCTGGCCGATGCCGGCGCCCTGCGCGGGCTGGCCGGCCACCGGCACAAGGCGCGCTGGGCGATCGCGGGCGTGGAGGCCCAGTTGCCGCTGTTCGCCGAAGTGGGCGCCACGGCTGAAGCGGCCGTCGCGCTGCCCCTGCCCAGCGCGGAACAGGACATGCGCACCGACTACGCCCTCACCGGGCTCACCCTCGGCCCGCATCCGCTGCGGCTGCTGCGGCCACAGCTGCGCGCGCGCCGCTATCGGCGCTCCAGCGAACTCAAGCAGATGCCGCATGGCCGCGACGTGGCCTTCGCCGGCCTGGTCACCTCGCGCCAGCAACCGCAGACCGCCAGCGGCGTGATCTTCATGACCCTGGAAGACGAAGACGGGCTGGTGAACGTGGTGGTCTGGCAGCACGTGGCCGAGCGCCAGCGGCGGGCACTGCTGGAATCGCGCCTGCTGGCCGTGCGCGGGCGACTGGAATCGCAGGACGGGGTGCAGCACCTGATCGCCGGGCGGCTGGAGAACCTGGGACCGCTGCTGGGTTCGCTGCGCACGGCCTCGCGGGATTTCCACTAGCCAGCGCCCGACCCTGCCGTCGGCTGGCCGCGCACCGCCCGTGGCCGCGTTGCTCAAGGAGGAACCGCCGCCCGCAGTTCATGGAGGAAGCCTGCATGTCCCTTTCGCGCCTGCCATGGCTGCTCGCGCTCGCGACCAGCCCGATATTGGCCCAGCAAGCACTGGCCCAGGAAGCACTGGCCCAGGAACCGCCCGCTTCCACGGCGCCGGCGCGCCATCGCCTGGAGGCGCGCAGGCTTTCGGAAGCGCGCATCGAGCCGCGGCTGGTGCGGGAACTGCAGGTATCCACCGTGGCCGCCGACCAGTCGCTGGTGAGCGATCGCGTACGCGCGACCGACCTGCACGTCGCACTTCCAGATGCCTCCACCGCAGTCGATTCCACTGCTGTGGACGCCGCCGCCGTCGACGCCGTCGACGGCGCGACGCCGGGCCGGGCGGTCGCGGACGCGGCCGGGGCCGCCTCCACGCCGTCCGTGGACCAGGTCACGCTCGACCTCACCCGCCTGGGCACGCGCATCGGCGATCTCAAGCAGACCACGCTGTTCGATCGGGGCGTGCGCGTGCCATTGCCCGCGGGCAGCGACGAAGTCACTCTGCAACGGGGCCAGATCCTGGCGATCGGACGCCACGAAGATGCCGCCCAAGTCATCACCGCCGGAATCACGACAGCTTCTTCGCCCAGCGTGCTCTACACCGTCGACCGCCAGCTGCGCGCCCGCGAACTCGGCCTGGTGCACAAGACGGCCGGCCTGAACTGGGACGGCGACAAGCGCCGTTTCATGGGCCAGATCCTGGTCGGCATCATCGACCGCGAGAATGCCGGTGCCAGCGAGCCGATCGATGCCACGCTCACCGTGCAACTGCTCGCGCCCGGCAATTCACTTACGCCGGCGCTGCTCGAGATCCACCGCATCGGCCAGCCATTCCAGTCCGTGGAGGTCGCGCTGGAGGCACCGGATGATCCCTTCGAAGTCCAGCTGCTGTCGCAGGTCGATCCGGACCTGCCGCCCGCACGACTGTCCGTGCGTCGCACCCAGCTGGTGCTGTCGGCGCCGACGCTGATCGACGGCCTGGGCGTGGGGTCGGGCGAAGTCACCGTGCGCTCGGCCGGCGCGCGCCTGCGCGAAGGCGAGACCATCACCCTGCACCTGGATCGTGGCCGGCTCGAATCCTCGACCCTGGTCGTCGGCGCCAACGGCGTGGCCACCACGCGCATCCACTCCACGACGCTGGGCGACGGCACCCTGCGCCTGGAACCCGGGCCGTACGTCGCGCAACCGGTGCAACTGCGTTTCGTGCCGCCCTGGCCCCTGATCGCGGCCACGCTGCTGGGCAGCGCGCTGGGCACCTTCATCCTCGTCTATGCGCTGCGCCAGCGCACGCCGCGACGGCGCCGCAGTTACATGCCCGATGCCGTCGCCGGCATGGTCGTGGGGATCGGCGCCACCTCGATGGTGTATGCCGGCATGGCGCTGCCGGACTGGGTGCCGCTGCCCCAATCGCTGGCCGGCGCCATCGCTCCGTTCGCGCTGTCGTTCTTCTGCGCCGCCGCCGGGTCTGCGTTGATCGGCTGGTTGAGTGGTACGCGCATCGCGCCGGTGGCGGCGGCGCCCGAGCCCGCGTCGACCGGCTGAACGACCGCACCATCGACCGCGCTCGCGAATGTAACGAGTGGGTGCGCGCCGAACGCGCGCACCATCGGCGAGATCACCCCCGCCCGGCCAACCGCCCCAACGTCCCCAGTGCGCCGTCGACCCGCGCGTCCAGCGGATGTCCGTAGTTCAGGCGCAGGCAATGCCCAAAGCCGCGACTGGCCGAGAACATCGGGCCCGGCGCGATGCTGATGCCCAGCTGCGAGGCCTGCCGCTGCAGGCGCAGCGCGTCGCTGCCCTCGGGCAGTTCCAGCCAGAGGAAATAGCCGCCGGCGGGCCGCGTCACGCGCGTGCCCGTGGGGAAGGCGCGCCCGATCGCGGCGATGTATTGCGCCTGCTGGTCCTGCAGCGTGCGACGCAGGCGACGCAGGTGGCGGTCGAAGCCGCCGCGTTCGAGATAGCGCGCCAACGCGATCTGGGTGGGCACGTTGGTGTTGAGGCTGCTGGTCAGCTTGCCGCGCGCCACGGCCCTCGCATGCTTGCCCGCGGCGACCCAGCCGATGCGGTAGCCCGGGGCCAGGCTCTTGGAGAACGACCCGCAGTGCATCACCCCGCCGTCCTTGTCGAAGGCCTTGGCCGGCAGCGGACGTCGCGCACCGAAGTGAAGTTCGCCATACACATCGTCCTCGATGAGCGCGATGCCCTGCCGTGCGAGCAGTTCCACCAAAGCGCGCGTGCGCGCTTCTGGCATCGTGCTGCCCAGCGGATTCTGGAACGTCGTCATCAGCCAGCAGGCGCGCGGCGCATGTCGCGCGATGGCGCTCTCCATCGCGTCCAGGTCGATGCCGTCCCGCGGATGGGTGGGGATCTCGATCGCGCGCAGGCCCAGGCGTTCGAGCACCTGCAGGGTGGCGTAGAAGCACGGCGACTCCACCATCACCGTATCGCCGGGGCGTGTCACCGCCTGCACGCTGAGGTTCAGCGCTTCCAGCGCGCCGTTGGTGATGACGATCTCGTCGGTCGACACTTCGATTCCGTCGATCAGGTAGCGCAGCGCGATCTGCCGACGCAGCGCGGCCTGGCCGGGCGTGAGGTCGTCGACGGTGCTCCATGGATCCAAGTGCACCGCCGCGGTGGCCAGCGAGCGTCCCAGCCGTTCCAGCGGAAAGAACAACGGGCTCATGAAGGCCGAGCCCAGCGGCACGATGTCACGCTGCATGGCCGACTGCAGGACGTCGAACACCAGTTCGCTGACGTCGACTTCGCGCGACAGGCCATCGGGCTGGGAAGCCGTGTCCGGTTCTGGCGGCAGGCGGGGCACGGCACGGGCCACGTAGTAGCCCGACCGCGCGCGCGATTCGACCAGTCCGCGCGCTTCGAGCAGGTAATACGCCTGGAACACCGTCGACGGGCTGAGCCCGCGCGCGGCGCTGGCCTGGCGCACGGAGGGCAGGCGCTCGCCCGGCTGGAGCACGCCGGACTGGATCGAGCGCGCGATGTCGTCGGCCCAGGGCTTCGTAACGCTTCACGGCGCGCCCCAGGCGGCACCGGCCTGAACTGATATGGTTTTTTGCCGCATATCTGATTCTGGTCCTTCTGTACTGCCGGACCTAGCATGCTCGGGTCCGCAGTCGCTGGGAAGCCGCAGAATGAACCCGCTGGTCGAACTCAACCTGGCCCTGATCCTGTTCCTGCCCTGGTTCGCGATCCTGGCCGTGCTGTTCTGGATCTACCCCCGCCGCCCGGTGCGGCCCGGGCGCCGCCTGTTCGACGCCGCCAGCCTGGCCCTGGCCCTGGCCGCCGCCTGCGCGGGCATGTACTGGAGCATGGCCAACGCCGACACCCGCTTCGGCGCGATGTGGCAACAGGTGCTGGCCAGTTCGGTGTCCTACGGCGCCTTCCTGCTGGTGATGACCCTCGCCTTCTTCGCACGGCGTCGCTGGCTGTCCGCCGGTCCCACCGTCCCCCACGCCAGCGGCACCGGAGCCCTCGCCCCATGAAGACCCTGCTCATCGTCGGAATGCTCGGCGTCATCCTCTACAACCTGGGCGCCGGCCTGTACTACATGCTCACCGACATGGGAACGACCAAGCGCACGGTCAACGCGCTCACGCGGCGCATCGCCTGGTCGGTGGCGTTGATCCTGCTGGTGGCCGCGGGCATCGCCTCGGGCGTGCTGCACCCGCACGGCGTGGGTTGAACGCGCGGCCGTCTGTCACCCCGGGAGCCCCCCTGCATCCGGATGCCGCCGGCGCGCGTAGTGAAGGGAACATCCCTCACACAGGACGCCGCCCTTGTCCCGCGCTTCCAATGCCGCCTGCCGCCCTGGCCCCCTCCTCGGGGTCCGTACCTGTCCGGGTGAATCCGGCCCTCATCGGGCTGCGCTAGGCTGCTGCACGGCACGGCCAGGGAATCGGCCGCGATGAGTCACGGCGCAGCGGGGATGGCGATGACGCAAGCGGACGTATCCGATACGACGGCGGCGGCCTTCGAAGTCGACCAGTTGCTGTTTCGCGTGGCCTCGGGCGACCAGGCCGCGTTCGAGTCGCTCTACCACGCCACGTCACGGCAGCTGATGGGCGTCTGCCTGCGCGTGCTGACCGACCGCAGCGAAGCCGAGGACGTCCTGCAGGACGTCTACGTCACCGTGTGGGGCAAGGCCGCGCAGTTCGACGGCACGCGCGCCCGCGGCATCGCCTGGCTTGCATCGATCGCCAGGCACCGCGCGATCGATCGCCTGCGTGCGCTGCCCACGCGGGCGGCGCGCGCGCCCATCGACACGGTCGAATCCCTGCCCGACCCGACGCCTTCCCCCGCCGCGCGAACCGAGCAGGCGCGCGAGCGCGCACGGCTGGACGAATGCCTGGAGCAGCTCGAACCCAGGCGGCAGGGACTGATCCGCACGGCCTTCTTCGATGGCGCCACCTACGAGGAGCTGGCCAGTCGTTCGGGGTCGCCGCTGGGATCGGTGAAGAGCTGGATTCGCCGCGGGCTGCAACAACTTCGCATGTGCCTTGAACAATGAATACGACCCGCGGCCCTTCCGACGACGACACCCATGGCCCCGCGCCGGACGACGACCTGCAGGCCGCCGAATACGTGCTGGGCGTGCAGGACCGCGCCGAGCGCCATCGCGTGCAGCTGCGGCTGGCCGACGAGCCCGCGTTCGCGGCACGCGTGCTCGCCTGGGAGGCGCGCCTGTCACCCTGGCTGCTGCGCATCGAACCCGCCACGCCTTCGCCGCACGTCTGGCCGCGCATCCGGACCCGACTGGGCTGGCCGGCGGTGGGCACCAAGGCCCGGCCGGGCGTGTGGAACGACCTGCGCTTCTGGCGCGGCGCGGCCGGGCTGGCCGCGGCGGCCGGCGTCGCCGCGATCGTGTTCGCATTGCGCGTGCCCGCGCCCGCGCCGGCGCCGCCGGTGGTGGTCACGCCGCCTCCGGTCGTGCAGCCCGCCGTGCCGCTGCCGGTGACGGTGCTCGCGCGCGACGACGGGTCGACCGGCTGGATCGCCTCCATCGACAAGACCGCCGGCGTCCTCAAGCTGGTGCCGGTGCCCGCCCCCGCCGACAGCGCCGGACGGGTAAACGAGCTGTGGATCATCCCGGCGGGAGCCGCGCCGATTTCGCTCGGCCTGCTTTCGCATGAGATGTCGCACGAGGTCGAGCTGCCCGCGGCCGCGCGCAGCGCATTGCAGGCCGGCGCCACGCTCGCCGTGACGCTCGAGCCGGCGGCGGGCATCCCGCATGCCGCGCCCAGCGGCCCCATCGTCGCCAAGGGCACGATCGGGAACATCTGATCTGCGAAATCTGATCTGCGAAATCTGATCCGCGAAATCTGATCACGCCCCGGTCCGTTTCCACGGCCGGGGACCGTGGGCGCAGGCGCATGCCTCTCGCGCATGCGCCTGAACGCATTGCGGGTCCGGCGATCGCGCCCGGCCAGCACAGCGGAACACAGCATCACTTGCCGCTCACGCCGTTCGCCCGACGAACGGTGCATCCGCCCACGGTGGGGCCCGTAGTGCCTTGTGCACCACGGGCGAAGTCCGCAATCCCGCGACCTGCGCCCGCACCCATTCCGCGCCATTGCTGGCGCTTAACCGCGGAGATCCGACATGAGCAGCACCAAATTGCGAAAGACCCGAATCGCAGCAGGCCTGGCCACGGCCGGGCTGCTGGCCTCAGGCGTGCTGGTCACCGGGGTGGCGGTCGGTTCCAGCCACCGCGAGGCGCCCCTGATCACCCAGATGCCGAAGATCGACGCGACGGACTTCTACATGTTCCGCAGCTACGAGCCGGGCCGCGCGAACTTCGTGACCTTCCTGGCCAACTACCAGCCGCTGCAGGCCCCCTATGGCGGACCGAACTACTTCCTGATGGACCCGCACGCGCTGTACGCCATCCATATCGACAACGACGGCGACGCGATCGAGGACATCTCGTACTTCTTCCGCTTCTACAACCAGCAGCGCGCGCTCACCGTGCCGGTCAACGGCATGGACATCCCGGTGCCGCTGAGCAACATCGGGGCCTTCGGCGACACCACCGCGCAGGATGGCAACCGCAACGTCAGCGAGTCCTACGTCGTGGTCAGTTCCCGCAACGGGCGCCAGGCGGCGGCCCGCAACCTGGGCTTCGGCGGTTACCTGTTCGCCAAGCCGTCCGACAACATCGGCCGCAAGTCGATCCCGAACTATTCGGCCTATGCCGGCCGCCACATCACCCGCATCGGCGTGGACCAGTGCGCCACCGAAGGCCGCGTCTTCGCCGGCCAGCGCAAGGAAGGCTTCGCGGTGAACCTCGGCGAAGTGTTCGACCTGGTGAACACCAACCCTGTCGGGCCGCCCGACGGCGAGAAGAACACGCTGGAAGACGCCAACGTCACCACCATCGCGCTGGAACTGCCCATCGCCTGCCTGACGGCCAACGGGCCGATCATCGGCGCGTGGACGGCCGCGTATCGCCGCCTGCAGCCGGATGGACCTTACGTGCAGCTTTCGCGGCTGTCGGCGCCGCTGGTCAACGAAGTCGTGATCGGCCTGCCGGACAAGGACCGCTTCAACGGCTCGCACCCGGCCGGCGACGCCTCGTTCGCGAAGTACGTGACCAACCCTTCGCTGCCGATCCTGCTGCAGGCGCTGTTCGGCGTGCGGCCACCCACGCAGTACCCGCGCACCGACCTGGTGGCCGCGTTCCTCACCGGCGTCAGCGGACTGAACCAGCCAACGAACGTGAGACCGGCGGAAATGATGCGGCTGAACACCTCGATCGCACCGCGGCCGGCGCTGACGCAGCAATCGCTGGGCGTGCTGGCGGGCGACACCGCCGGGTTCCCGAACGGCCGCCGCCCCGGTGACGACGTGGTCGACATCGAGCTGCGCGTAGCCATGGGCGCCCTGCTGCCGGCGAATGTCGCACCGGACGGGCAGTTGCCCTACACCGACGGCGCCTGGGTGAGTGCACGCGGCTTCAGCGTGAACTTCCCCTACCTGGGCACGCCGCTGCCGGGCTCGCCGAACTGACGCAACCACCGGCGGCCACCCGCCGCTGGATGGCACGGAGCGGGCGACGCCGCTGGCGCCGCCCGCACCGACCACGCGAGGTTCCCGATGATCCACTCAAGCACTCGACAGGCGCCCGCTCGCCACGTGCCCGACAGCGCGGGACATGCGCCACGCCCGTCGGAGCACGACGCGCTGCTCAGCCGCATCATCGCCGCGCTGGTCCTGGCGCTGCTGCTGTTTGCATTGCCCGGCCTGTTGCAGGTGGCGCACGCGGCACGCCCGGTGGCCTTCGTGCCCGCCGACGGCAGCGTGGTGCTCGATCGCCTGCCCGGCGGCTACATGCAGGTAGTGCCGGTCCACCGGGAAACACCGGGCGAGGCCGCGCTGCGGGCACAGCGTCTCTACCAGCTCGCCGCGCGCACGGGCGACGCGCGCCTGGCCACGCGTGCCGACGCCCTGCTCGCCCGTCAGCCCACGCTCCAGCGAAACGCCGGCGTCCGCATGGCACGCGCCTTCAGCGCCCAGCATCGACACGATTTCCCGGCCGCGCTGCGCGAACTGGATGCGCTCATCGCCGCCTCGCCACGCCACGGTGAGGCCCGCCTCGCCCGCGCCCAGATCCAGCTCGTGCGCGGCAACCTGGCCGCGGCGCGCCAGGATTGCGTGGCGCTGGCCACTGGCATCGACCAGGACAGCGGCCTGCTGTGCGTGGCGATGCTGTCGCTGCGACAGGGGCGCACCGGCGTCGCCGCCCAGGTGCTCGATCGCTGGCTGCGGCAGGACGGCCTGGACCCGGCGCGACGTGCCCACGCGCTGCTGCTGCGCGCCGACGTGGCCGCCCGCGCGCGTGATCCCGGGGCCGACGCGTTTTACCGCCACGCCATGGCGGCCTCACCGGGCGACGTACGCGTCCTGCTGCCCTATGCACGCTTTCTGCGGGACACGCGACGGCCGTCGCGGGTCGAATCCCTGCTCGCCGCTTACGCCGACCATGACGGACTGCAGCTGCAGCGCGCCCTCGCCGCGCAGGAAGCCGGCGCCGCCAACGCGGCCACCCTGCGCCAGTCACAGGCGCGCCGCTACGCCCTGCTGCGCGCCCTGGGCCAGACGCCCGAGCTGCGCGACGAAGCCGAGTACCTCCTGCTCCTGCGGCACGACATCCCCGGCGCGCTGGCCGTGGCGCAACGCAACTTCCGCACCCAGCGTGATCACGAGGACGTGCAGGTGCTTGCGCGCGCAGCGCAAGCGGCCGGCCGCACGGAAATCCTGCGCAACCTGCACGACTGGTCCGCGCAGCAGGGCATCGGGGCAACCCCATGAACCGCGTCCGGGCCGCCCTGCTCTTTCTCACCCTGCTCCCCCTGCTCGCCGGCCCCGCCTTCGCGCACAGCCTGTCCGTGGCGCATGTCGACATCGACGCACGGCACGCCGGCGATGTCGCGATGGAGCTGGATCTTTCCCTGCGCGACGTGGCGCTCGCCCTGCCACTGGATGGCGATGGCGACGACCAGGTGACCTGGCAGGAAGTGCAGGACCAGCGCGCGGCGTTGCACGCCATGGTCCTGGCCGAAGTCGGCCTGGCCACGAGTGCGGGCCCCTGCGCACTGTCGCCGGGTCCGCTGGCGGTCCGCCGCTACGACGACGGCGTGTATGTGGTCGTCCGGCTGCGCGGACCCTGTCCCGCGCGCACCGGCTGGCAACTGCGCTACGGCCTGCTGTTCGACCAGGATCCGAAGCACCGCGCGCTGGTGACCCTCCACCAGGGCAGGCAGGCACTGGCCGCGGTCGCCGATGCATCGTCCAGGCGCCTGTCCCTGGGCAGCACCGGCCGCATGGATTTCTTCCTGGGTTTCCTGCGCCAGGGCGTGGCCCACATCCTCGACGGATACGACCACCTCGCCTTCCTGCTCAGCCTTCTGCTGCCGGCCATGCTGGTACGCGCACAGGGACGCTGGCATGTCACGGGCCACTGGCGCGACGGGCTCGCCCAGACCCTGGGCATCGTCACCGCGTTCACCGCGGCACATTCGATCACGCTCACGCTCGCGGCCCTGGCGTGGGTGACACCGTCCTCGCACTGGGTCGAGGCGGCGATCGCCGCCAGTGTCCTGCTGGCGGCCCTCAACAACGTGTGGCCGCTCATCACGCGCAAATTGTGGATGGTCGCGTTCAGTTTCGGCCTGATCCACGGCTTCGGTTTCGCCGGCGCGCTGGGCGAAGCCGGCCTGCCCACGCACGCCCGGCTCGCACCGCTCGCCGGCTTCAATCTGGGCGTGGAAATCGGGCAACTGGCGGTGGTGGTCGTGTTGTGCCCGCTGCTGTGGGCGTTGGCGACCCGCCACTGGTATGTGCGCACGGTGATGCCGGCGCTGTCCGTCGCAATCGCGGGACTGGCCGGATGGTGGCTGTGGGAGCGGCTGGTGTGAGCAGACCGGGGAATCGGGCCACCGCCGATGCCGGAAGCACTGCGGGCCGGACGATGCGACCGGGCCCCGCGCAGACGCCCGCACCGGGGGGGCCCGGTTTCCCCGGCCCCATCTGCTTGAATCAATTGGCGTCCCCACGGGGATTCGAACCCCGGTCGCTACCGTGAAAGGGTAATGTCCTAGGCCTCTAGACGATGGGGACGCAGTAAAGCTTTGGCCTTTTGATGCCGCGGATACTCCACGGCGTCCGGCAGTGTTGGTGGAGCCAGGCGGGATCGAACCGCCGACCTCCTGCATGCCATGCAGGCGCTCTCCCAGCTGAGCTATGGCCCCACGTGCCGGAACGGCGCGAAGTCTAAAGGAAATCGCGCACTGCGAATACCCTTTCGTTCCGGCGCGCTTCGCGCTATATGCGCAGCAACGTGTTCTTCAGGGAGAGATGCCGTGATGCTGCGCTTGCCTTTTGCACCGTTGATCGCCGCCTGCCTGGCGCTGATGCCCTGCGTCGCCGCGCAGGCCCATGACCCGCATGCCGCCACGGCCGACGCGAGCGCTGGCGCCACCGCGGCGCCCATCGAAATCGTCCTGCCCGATGCGCGCGTCGTCGCGCTCACCGATGTCCTGCTGGGAAAGGTCGCGCGCCATGCGCTCACCGCCACGGCGCACGGGAAGACTTCGACCTACGAAGGGCGCGACTTCGTCGAGGTGCTCAAGGTGGCGGGCGTGCAGCCGGTGGAATCGCTCGAGGGCCCGCAGCTGCGCACCCTGGTGACGGTCATCGGACGCGACGGCTACCAGGTGGTGTTCGCGCTGGCCGAACTCGATCCCACCATCGGCGGCCGCCAGGTGATGTTCGCCGATCGCGCCGACGGCGCCGCGCTGGATGCACGCGACGGTCCGTGGCAGCTGGTCGTCCCCGAGGATCAGCGCCCGGCGCGCTGGATCCGCCAGATCGCGCGGATCGTGGTGTCGAACGCCGGCTCATGACGACGCGTGCGGCGTCGCAGCGTCGTGCGCGCGGCGACATGGCAGCGCAAAAACAATCAGGGCCCGGTTTCCCGGGCCCTGATTGCTTGCAGAAGTGGCGTCCCCACGGGGATTCGAACCCCGGTCGCTACCGTGAAAGGGTAATGTCCTAGGCCTCTAGACGATGGGGACGCAGTAAAGCTTTGGCCTGTTGGTACTACGTATCCGCGCGCACTCCGACGAGGAGTGGTGGAGCCAGGCGGGATCGAACCGCCGACCTCCTGCATGCCATGCAGGCGCTCTCCCAGCTGAGCTATGGCCCCACGGCGCTGGAAAGACGGCAAGTTTAGGGGGCGTGAAACGGAGCGTCAAGCCACCTTGTCGACGCCGGGCTGAATCGTCGGCCCGACCGGGTGCAGCGTGGCCACCCCGTGGCCACGTTCGGCAAGGTACTGGATCCACTTGCCCAGGAACGTGTTCATGCGCAGGCGATGCCCGACCACGGCGGCCGGCGGCGGGTACATGCCGATCACGTCCTGCCAGCGGCGGCCGACGTAGCAGTGCGTGGCTTCCAGCTGGCGCGCATCGTGGTACAGCCGCAGCCAGGCGGAGGGATCGGGTTGGCCGGTGACCGGGTCGGTGATGGCGTAGGTCAGGCGGATCTCGGTCGTGTAGCGGTGCTGTTCCAGCACTTCCAGCTGCACGGGCAGGCCGTCGCCGATGTCGGACTGGTAGCGTCCGGCCGGCAGGTGCGCGGGTTCGAACAGACGCGCGAACCGCGAGTGATTCTCGGAGTACAAGGCCATCAGCCAGCCGAATCGGCTGAGCCGGGGAATGCGCGCGGAGCGGGAAACGATCTGCACCATGAGCCCGATCCTACACGTGCGATCCACCCAGCGGCAGCGTTGACGTGCATGCATCGGGAGCCTATGGTCACAGTTCTCCCCGGCCCTTTGCCGGGGCTTCAGTTTCAAGGCTCCCGCGCCGCGCCAACGCCCGCCGATTGCGGGTCGCGGAGCGCAGACCAAGCTGAACTCGATATGGCCTGATTCGGTATCGCTCGATCCGATTTCGCCGGCCTGGATCTCGCCGGACTGGATCTCGCCGGACTGGATATCGCAAGACCGGCCTGGCTTGACCGGGTCTCGCTGAACCGCTCACGCCGGCGCGCGGACTCACGCCATCAGAACATCTCGCGGTGGATGCCCAGGGTCGTCATGACCTTGCTGGCGATTTCCTCGATCGAGGTGTGCGTCGTGCTCAGCGTCGGAATGCCTTCGCCACGGAACATCATCTCGGCCGCCGCCACCTCGCGCTTGCAGGTGTCGAACTGGGCGTAGCGCGAATTGGGCCGGCGTTCCTGCCGGATCTGCTGCAGCCGGACCGGGTCGATGGTCAGGCCGAACAGCTTGCTGCGGTACGGGCGCAGGCGCGGCGGCAGGCGGTCCTGCTCGAGGTCTTCCTCGGTCAAGGGGTAGTTGGCCGCCCGGATGCCGTAGTGCAGCGCCAGGTACACGCAGGTCGGGGTCTTGCCGGCCCGCGACACGGCCACCAGGATCACGTCCGCGCCGGCGTAGTCGGTGGCCTGGCCGTCGTCGTGGGTCAGGGCGAAGTTCATCGCGTTGATGCGGCGGTGGTAGGTGTCGAAGTCCACGATGCCGTGGGCGCGGCCGATGTGCCGCTCGCGCGACTCGCCCAGCTCGCGTTCCAGCGGCTCGATGAACGGCGCGAACACGTCGAGCATCAGCGCCCCGCTCTCGGCGACCGCGGCGCTGACGGCCGAATCCACGCAGGAAT
This genomic interval carries:
- a CDS encoding DUF2909 domain-containing protein, translating into MKTLLIVGMLGVILYNLGAGLYYMLTDMGTTKRTVNALTRRIAWSVALILLVAAGIASGVLHPHGVG
- the ppsR gene encoding posphoenolpyruvate synthetase regulatory kinase/phosphorylase PpsR, translated to MPGVRPVFYVSDGTGITAETIGHSLLTQFTLTRFVTERYSFVGTVERGRELAGTIRAAGEQYGVRPVVINSCVDSAVSAAVAESGALMLDVFAPFIEPLERELGESRERHIGRAHGIVDFDTYHRRINAMNFALTHDDGQATDYAGADVILVAVSRAGKTPTCVYLALHYGIRAANYPLTEEDLEQDRLPPRLRPYRSKLFGLTIDPVRLQQIRQERRPNSRYAQFDTCKREVAAAEMMFRGEGIPTLSTTHTSIEEIASKVMTTLGIHREMF
- a CDS encoding DUF4331 domain-containing protein, with the protein product MSSTKLRKTRIAAGLATAGLLASGVLVTGVAVGSSHREAPLITQMPKIDATDFYMFRSYEPGRANFVTFLANYQPLQAPYGGPNYFLMDPHALYAIHIDNDGDAIEDISYFFRFYNQQRALTVPVNGMDIPVPLSNIGAFGDTTAQDGNRNVSESYVVVSSRNGRQAAARNLGFGGYLFAKPSDNIGRKSIPNYSAYAGRHITRIGVDQCATEGRVFAGQRKEGFAVNLGEVFDLVNTNPVGPPDGEKNTLEDANVTTIALELPIACLTANGPIIGAWTAAYRRLQPDGPYVQLSRLSAPLVNEVVIGLPDKDRFNGSHPAGDASFAKYVTNPSLPILLQALFGVRPPTQYPRTDLVAAFLTGVSGLNQPTNVRPAEMMRLNTSIAPRPALTQQSLGVLAGDTAGFPNGRRPGDDVVDIELRVAMGALLPANVAPDGQLPYTDGAWVSARGFSVNFPYLGTPLPGSPN
- a CDS encoding HupE/UreJ family protein, which produces MNRVRAALLFLTLLPLLAGPAFAHSLSVAHVDIDARHAGDVAMELDLSLRDVALALPLDGDGDDQVTWQEVQDQRAALHAMVLAEVGLATSAGPCALSPGPLAVRRYDDGVYVVVRLRGPCPARTGWQLRYGLLFDQDPKHRALVTLHQGRQALAAVADASSRRLSLGSTGRMDFFLGFLRQGVAHILDGYDHLAFLLSLLLPAMLVRAQGRWHVTGHWRDGLAQTLGIVTAFTAAHSITLTLAALAWVTPSSHWVEAAIAASVLLAALNNVWPLITRKLWMVAFSFGLIHGFGFAGALGEAGLPTHARLAPLAGFNLGVEIGQLAVVVVLCPLLWALATRHWYVRTVMPALSVAIAGLAGWWLWERLV
- a CDS encoding DUF1249 domain-containing protein encodes the protein MVQIVSRSARIPRLSRFGWLMALYSENHSRFARLFEPAHLPAGRYQSDIGDGLPVQLEVLEQHRYTTEIRLTYAITDPVTGQPDPSAWLRLYHDARQLEATHCYVGRRWQDVIGMYPPPAAVVGHRLRMNTFLGKWIQYLAERGHGVATLHPVGPTIQPGVDKVA
- a CDS encoding sigma-70 family RNA polymerase sigma factor, which encodes MTQADVSDTTAAAFEVDQLLFRVASGDQAAFESLYHATSRQLMGVCLRVLTDRSEAEDVLQDVYVTVWGKAAQFDGTRARGIAWLASIARHRAIDRLRALPTRAARAPIDTVESLPDPTPSPAARTEQARERARLDECLEQLEPRRQGLIRTAFFDGATYEELASRSGSPLGSVKSWIRRGLQQLRMCLEQ
- a CDS encoding aminotransferase-like domain-containing protein, with protein sequence MLQPGERLPSVRQASAARGLSPSTVFQAYYLLEARGLVESRARSGYYVARAVPRLPPEPDTASQPDGLSREVDVSELVFDVLQSAMQRDIVPLGSAFMSPLFFPLERLGRSLATAAVHLDPWSTVDDLTPGQAALRRQIALRYLIDGIEVSTDEIVITNGALEALNLSVQAVTRPGDTVMVESPCFYATLQVLERLGLRAIEIPTHPRDGIDLDAMESAIARHAPRACWLMTTFQNPLGSTMPEARTRALVELLARQGIALIEDDVYGELHFGARRPLPAKAFDKDGGVMHCGSFSKSLAPGYRIGWVAAGKHARAVARGKLTSSLNTNVPTQIALARYLERGGFDRHLRRLRRTLQDQQAQYIAAIGRAFPTGTRVTRPAGGYFLWLELPEGSDALRLQRQASQLGISIAPGPMFSASRGFGHCLRLNYGHPLDARVDGALGTLGRLAGRG
- a CDS encoding anti-sigma factor gives rise to the protein MNTTRGPSDDDTHGPAPDDDLQAAEYVLGVQDRAERHRVQLRLADEPAFAARVLAWEARLSPWLLRIEPATPSPHVWPRIRTRLGWPAVGTKARPGVWNDLRFWRGAAGLAAAAGVAAIVFALRVPAPAPAPPVVVTPPPVVQPAVPLPVTVLARDDGSTGWIASIDKTAGVLKLVPVPAPADSAGRVNELWIIPAGAAPISLGLLSHEMSHEVELPAAARSALQAGATLAVTLEPAAGIPHAAPSGPIVAKGTIGNI